The Deferribacterota bacterium genome includes the window TATAGTAATTTAACCAATAGTTTATTCTTTAACCTAGATTTTTCATTATTAAAAACATCTAATATTATAAGCTTTTTTTACCAAAAAAATACCGTTGGGGGTTTCTATGGAGTTAAAGATAACTATATTATGTGAAAATAGCGTTATACTTCCCTTTGGATTAATTGGTGAGCACGGTTTTGCTGCTTATGTAGAATATGGTGATAGGGTATTTCTCTTTGATACAGCCCAAGGCAAAGGCTTACTAAATAATAGTAGGTTATTAAAAAAAGACCTTAAAAATATTGAATTTTTATATTTATCCCATGGCCACTACGACCATACACTTGGCATCCCCGATCTACTTAGTATAAAATCGCCACTTACTATATATGCCCATCCAGATATATTTAAAGATAGGGTTTGGATAATTAACAATAAGAAAAAATTTATAGGTATGCCCTTTAAAAAGGACTATTTAGAGGGCTTAGGTGCAGAATTTTCACTGTCAAAAAAATTTACTCAAATAGATGAGGGTATCTACTCATCAGGTGAAATAGTAAGGAAAACATCCTTTGAAAAAATTGATGCAGGTATGAAAATAATTGATGATAATAACAATCTAGTAGATGATAACATACTTGATGACTACTCCCTTGCAATTAATACGAGCAAAGGACTTGTAATTATTTTAGGATGTGCTCACTCTGGCATAATAAATATTATTAACCATTTTGTAGAAAAGACCGGCACAAATGACATATATGCTGTTTTAGGTGGAACCCATTTAGGTTTTGCAAGTGATCTGCAAATAGAAGAAACTATCAAAACTATTGAAAAATACAATATTAAAAAACTTGGTGCATCCCACTGCACAGGACTTGAGGTAGCAGCTAAATTATATAATAAATTAAAGGATAGATTTTTCTTTGCCTCTGTAGGAGGGACTTTAGAAGTAAATTGAGGGCTTACAGAAGAAAATTCTACAATCTTTTTTCAATAATCTATGATAGTTTTGTTGCACTACATTCAAAAGACAAGGGTCAAGAAGCTAGAAAAGCATTAGCAGATTTGATAGATCCCAAAAAAGATAAAATAATAGTAGATATATGCACAGGAACAGGCACACTTCTTCTCTATTTAGCTGATAAGTCAAGAGAAAGTAGGGTAATTGGAATTGATTTTTCAAGGGGAATGCTAAAAAAAGCAAAAGAAAAAACTAAAAACAAAAATAATATTTATCTCATTGAAGCAGATGTTGCAAATATGCCACTTAAAAATGAGATATGTGACAAAATTATATGCTCCCATGCTTTTTATGAATTAAAAGGTATGGACCAAATAAAACTACTAAAAGAAGTGCAGCGAGTAATGAACCCTGAAGGCAATTTTTTAATTATGGAACATGAAGTGCCAAAAAACCCATTTATAAAATTCCTCTTTTACATTAGAATATTCTCTATGGGGACAAACACTGCATTCACAATATTAAAAAGAGAAAAATCCCTTCTAAAAAAATATTTTAGTGATGTATCAAAAAAGCACAGCTATTCATCTAAATCTAAAATATATATCTGTAAAAAATAGCTTACATCATCTTTAATCTTATCTATTTTAGCTCCAAACACACAGCTGCATTCTCAAACACTTGAAATGTTAAGGTCTCAAGGAAATATAAGCTTATATGTTTATCATTATGACTATCATAACCAATTGATAAATCCTGCCCAAAATTTAAGATAAAATCACCACCCCTCTCTGATAAGAAAAAAACATCCTTTATATGAGGGGATACTACAATCTTACCATCAATAGTATTCTTAACAGATTTGAGAAGTGGATAACCTTTACCATGGCTAACTATAAATTTCCATACCTCTGGTGATACTACTAATGAATAGGGACCACCAATCCCTAGATAAACCAACTTTCCTTTTGCATCTACAATTGATTTTAATAAACTTTCTGCATCTAACGATAATGTAATAGTATCACTAACATTCTTCTTTAAACCATCGACGTTTGCTTTCTTCATCCCGTAATATACTATCTCATCTTCTAGTTTAGATATCACACGAGCTGCCTCAATAAGTGGTGCCAAATCAGGATTTTTACACCCTCTATCTATACTATCTATCTCTTGCCTATCTAATTTGAAATATGTTTTTAGCTCTATTAATGGCTGAACATCAAAAATTGAACATACTGTATTTTCATTGCTTTTTTCATCTAACTTTTTTAGTCTCCCCGTATTTATGACCCCAAAATCTAAACCCTTAGGCTCTTTAACATCAACTAATCTCCTTGCTGTTAGATAATTTGAAAAAGCATCCTTTGCTTGACTGAATAATTCCTTCCATGCTTTATCGCTAATTGGTGCTAATTCTTGTCTTAATATGTTCATTTATTACCTCTCTCTCTTATTTTTATTTTAATTTTCCAATATTTAGACTACTATTTGGTTTATAGCTACTTTCTTCACTTGATGCCTCATTTCCTTCTATTGAGACTATATCTTCCTTTGTAAATAGATAAGTTTTCAAAGCTTCATCCCAAAAGCCCATATTTCTTCTAAGCCATTCAATTGCCATTACTGCATGTTCAATCTCCTCATCCCTGTGATGTTCTAACATCCTTCTTAAACCTTCATCTTTGCAGACATCAACCCTTTGTTGGTACCAATTTACCGCTTCGACCTCTTCCTTTAGCGTATTTAATGCCCTAACAATATTTCTTGTTTCTTCGGATAACTCTTCAGTTGGTTCATGATAATCTGACATATATTCACCTCAATATATTTATTTTTGTTATAATTATATATTAAAATATAAATTCTACAATAGTAAAATAGAAAGGCCTTTCAAAGGCCTTTCTATAATTATTTTATAAATTGTTAAAATAACGCTAATAAAGTGTTGAATAAGTAGGATTCCACACCTTCCATACATTACCTTCTAAATCTTCACTTGGGGTTAGGGTTATTTTGCCTGGCAACCAACCAGCAGGCAATACCTCTCCTGTCTCTTTATTGTATTGTAATGCTTTAACCTGTCTAATTGTCTCATCTATATTTCTACCAACAGGTGGTGTTAAAACCTCCATAGCCCTTACTATACCATCGGGATCTATTATAAACCTACCTCTAATATCAACCTTACCTTCTTCATCATAAACATTATACAATCTCCCAATGCTACCACCTGGATCAGAAAGCATAGGAAATTTTACTCCCCCTTCAATCATTTTCTTTAATTCTTTTTCTTGCCATTCTTGATGAGATTCAACAGAATTTACACTAACACTTAAAACCTCTACATTTAAAGATTTCAAAATATTGTATTTGGCAGCAACTGCTGTCAATTCGGTTGGTCAAACAAATGTAAAATCACCTGGATAGAAACACAATAGCACCCATTTGCCCTTATAATCAGAAAGGGAAACCCTTTTAAATTCACCATCGTGAAAGGCATCTGCAGTAAAATCTGGAGCAGGCTTATCAACTTTAACAATATTCACATTATCTGAGCCAACACCGCTATTTTGCGCAAAAAGCTTGCCATCTACAACAAAAAGTCCCACTAATAAAATAGCTAAAAATAGGCAATATTTACCTAATAGCCTACACATATATCACCTCCTATGCTTTTATTAAAATTCTAACATAGATAAAATAATTGTCAACATAAGTTAATAATTATTTTAAAAATAATTATAAACAAAAACTAAATAAAGATAATCTTCTTCAATATAGAATAGATAACCAACTGTACGTGCATAACACTTGATATTTATGAACTTATGATATAATATACAACCTGTTTTATTGGAAAGCTTACGAAATTTAATGTAAATGCAATTGTAAAAAGCAGGGATGTCCAATCAAATTAAAGTATTTTATGCTCTAACAATATTTCTTGTTTTATCTAATAATTCTTCAGTTAGCTCATAACAATCAAACACAAATTCTACAATATTAAAGTAGAAAGGCCTTGCAAAGACCTTTAAATTAATAATTTAATATAATATTAGTAAAGCGTTGAATAAGTTGGATTCCATTCCTTCCATACATTACCTTCTAATTCATCACTTGGGGTTAGGGTTGTTTTACCAGGTACCCAACCATCTGGCAGAACTTCTCCTGTCTCCTCATTATGTTGTAAAGCTTTTATCCGTCTAATAGTCTCATTTATATATCTACCGGCTTGCGGTGTTAAAACATCCATTGCTCTTACTATACCATCGGGGTCTATTATAAAACTAGCTTTCAAATCAACTTTGCCTATAGATTTGCCCATAACAACCAAACCTTCTTCATCATAAACATTATACAATCTCCCAATGCTACCATCGGGATCAGAAAGCATAGGAAATTTTACTCCCCCTTCAATCATTTTCTTTAATTCTTTTTCTTGCCATTCTTGATGGGATTCAACAGAATTTACACTAACACTTAAAACCTCTACATTTAAAGATTTCAAAATATTGTATTTGGCAGCAAGTGCTGTCAATTCTGTTGGGCAGACTATCCCAAAATCACGTGGATAGAAATGTAAAAGTACCCATTTGCCCCTATAATCAGATAATGAGACCTTTTTAAATTCACCATCGTGAAAGGCATCTGCAGTAAAATCAGGAGCAGGCTTATCAACTTTAACAATATTCACATTATCTGAGCCAACACCGCTATTTTGCGCAAAAAGCTTGCCATCTACAACAAAAAGTCCCACTAATAAAATAGCTAAAAATAGGCAATATGTGCCTATACATTTGTTCATATATCACCTCCTAAATCGAGGATGGTATTGTAACACAGATAAAATTATTTTCAACATAAGTTAATAATTATTTTAAAAATAATTATAAGCACACTCTACATAAAATATATTCTCATCAATATGGAGAGCTTGTTATATGATTATATTCCTTGATAATTATGAACTTATGATATAATATACAACCTGTTTTATTGGAAAGCTTATGAAATTTAATGTAAATGCAATTGTAAAAAGCAGGGATGTCCAATCAAATGGCTATATTAGATTTCCCCATTTAGTTAGAATATTTCAGAATTCAGCATTTAAACACTCGGATTATCTTGGCTTAACACAAGATATACTTCTGAAAAATAGACTAGCATGGGTTTTATATTCAATGTATGTTAAAGTATATAATTATCCTAAATTAAATGACAATTTATCAATAACAACATGGGTGGATAGCAAGCAAAAAATATTAATAAAGCGAGATTATCAAGTGACAAATAATAATACACCTATTTTAGATGCAACCTCCTCTTGGGTATTGTTTAATTTAGATAAAAGGCAAGCTATGTTTATCCCTGACAATATTTACTATATCTATGAACCTGAATATGAAAATATCTTATCCAAAGAAGAAAATAAATTGCCTTTTTATAATAATATTAATTATAATTACTATTATGAATTTACAATACGTCACATGGATTTAGATTCTAATGATCATGTAAATAATATTACATATATAGATTTTATCTATACAGCAGTTTATAGAATGCTAAAAAAACCTGTATATATAAAAACGTTAAATATTATATATAAAAAAGAGATAACTTTAGATGTCGAGAAAGTAAACATTCAATTAAATAACGATTCAGAGCAATTTAATTTTAAAATTGTTAATGACAACAACCTCTATTCCTATGGATTTTTACAACTATATAAATAGAATAAAGTTGTTTATAATAAAAAACTTTAAGTGCATAATAATATTTTCTTGTGCTTTTCTTTATCTGATTTGGCTTCCACCTTTTACAAATAACCTAAAAGCAGCGTATATAAAAGATCTAATGAATAGAAGAATAGAATTGCCAGAAAAAATAGAAAACATCATAGCAATAGGGCCAGGCACCTTAAGATTATTAGCTTATATGGATACTTTTACATTTATAAGAGGGGTTGAGGCAATAGAAAAGGACAAATCAATGATATATAAGAGGCCCTATGCGCTTGCAAATTTTAACTATATAAAAAAGCTGCCCATAATAGGTAATGGTGGCCCTGGTATATTACCTAATTTTGAGAAGATTATTTCACTAAAATGTGATATAATCTTTGCTACATCCTATTCCCTCAATCAAATAGAGCTCATACAGAAAAAAACAAATATCCCAGTAGTTAGTCTTAGTTATGGTAATACTAATGATATAATAAATAATGAAATAGAAAAATCTCTTAAATTAATTGGGCTGATTTTAAATAAAGAAAATAGGGCTAAACATATAATAGATTATATTAATAAAACTATTAGAGAACTTAAAAGTAGAACATTAAATAATAAATCTAGAAATATTAAAGCTTATATTGGAGGTCTTGGTTTTAAGGGCAGCCATGGTTTTACCGGCTCAACCTCATCCTTTCCACCCTTTGAAATATTAAACATTACAAATATATTATCTACTAATAATATATTTAAAGGATCTAATTTTCTAATATTAGATAAAGAAGCCATCCTCTTACTTAATCCAGATTATATATATTTTGATTCAAATGGGATAGATATTATAAAAGATAATCTAAAAAAAGATCCCACTTATTTTAAGTTGCTCAAAGCTGTAAAAAACAAAAATGTATATATGTTACTTCCTTATAACAATTATAATACAAATATAGAAAATGCACTTATAAATACCTATTATATTGGAATAACAGCCTATCCAGAATTATTCAAAGATATTAATATAGAAAAAAAAGCAGATAAAATATATAAATTCTTTCTAAGTAAACAATTGTATAATAAAATAAAAAACTATAACCTAACACTAAAACAATTTTCAGCAATAAATAAATAAAATAAGTGGCAAAAAATTATAAACAATTTCTTAAGAAAAAACTATATTTAGGACTCCTTTTAACTATCTTACTATTTATTTCTATAGTTATATCATTAAATACTGGAAGCATAGAAATAGATTTAAAACAATTCACAAATCTGATATTTCATTTTAGAGAAGATCAAGTTTTCACACATATACTAATTAATATTAGATTACCAAGGATTTTTAATGCAATCCTTGCAGGCGCTTCTCTGTCAATCTCTGGAGCTATATTACAAAATCTATTAAAAAATCCACTGGCTTCCCCTTTTACTCTTGGCATATCACATGGTGCTGTTTTCGGTGCAGCTCTTGCTATTACACTAAAATCCTATATTCCATTTGGAAATAGTTCATGTGCAATCATTATATTTGCCTTTGTCTTTGCAATAATAACGATGTTAATAATTTTGCTAATTACAGCCATAAAAGGTTTATATGCATATGTTGTAATACTTGCAGGTGTGGCATTAAATTCACTTTTTGCATCTCTAACAATGTTATTACAATATTTTAGCACAGATGAGGAAATAGCAGCTATTGTCTTTTGGACATTTGGTGATTTAAATAAAACCCTATGGAGTGATATCTATTTAATGTCACTAATTATTATTCCTATTATAGTATATCAAATATTCATAAGCCCTAAATATAACATTACTATTTGGGATGATGATACAGCAATGAGTTTAGGGATAAACATCAAGCTATTTAAAACTGTAGGGGTTATTTCATCCTGCCTTATAACAGCTGCAGTTATATCATTTATGGGGATAATAGGTTTTATTGGCCTAATATCCCCTCATATAATTAGATTGGTTATAGGTAATGATCATAGATTTTTACTTATTTATTCTGCTATATTGGGAAGTATAATACTTTTACTATCAGATATGATCGGCAGGGTTGTTTTAGCCCCAGCAATAATCCCTGTAGGCATTATAACATCCCTTTTAGGTGTGCCTATATTTTTATATATATTACTTAGAAATAAAGGAATTTCGTAGTGTTAAAAGTAAAAGATATAGAATTTTCTTATAAAAATAACAAAGTCTTAAACAATGTATCCTTTAATAGTGATTATGGATATATTACAACAATTTTGGGCAAAAATGGCTCTGGAAAAACAACACTTATTAAGATTATTAACAGGTTATTAAAACCTCAAAGGGGAGATATTTTTATTGAAAATAAAAAAATAAATAAATTAAAAAGATATGAACTGTCCAAAAAAATTGGATATTGTCCACAGTATAGCTACATTCCAGAAACAACTGTTTTTGAAACAATACTAGCAGGAAAATTTTTACAGACAAGATGGTTTATTAACAAAAAAGATATAGAAAGCGTTAATGAGATAATAGATTTTCTTGGATTAACTAACATTTCATTTAAAAGCATTAACCAAATTAGCGGTGGTGAACTACAAAAGGTAATAATAGCTAGAGCAATAATCTCCAAACCAAAGATACTACTCCTTGATGAGCCAATTAATCATTTAGATATAAAAAATCAACATGAGATTATGCAGCTACTTTATAAAATAACAAAAACATTAAACATTAATACTATAATAGTATTACACGATATAAACATTGCACTAAGATATGGGGAAAAATTCATTGTCCTAAAGAATGGTCATATCATAGTTTCAGGAGACAAGAAAGATATAACAGAAAATATTATTAAAGAGGCCTATAATATAAATGTAAAGATAATTGATTTTAACGGTATTCCCTTAGTTGTTCCTTTTAATTAAGCAACACCAGTGTCTTTTTTATGAAACCAACCTGAAAAAATACCAACAACTACAAAAAAGAGGGTAATTGAAAGCATTATTAAACAAAACCAATATGGACCTGCTGTCAGTATCAAAAGTGGAGACAAGGCAGTAACAAAACCACCGCCGAAAAATGGCTCATAAGCAAGCTGCTTAATCCCAAAAGCCTCCAAGGCCTCAGTTTTAAAACCTGGATCCACAATCCTAAGCAGACATAAGCCCATAGCTGTCACACCTGTCTGCATCCCAAATTCAACCATTGCTTTCTCAAACCATGAGCCAGTTAACATGCGAGGAGCAATAAACCAAGTAGCAAATACAATATAAGATGCTACAGCTAAAAGGAGTATAAAAAATGGTACAAAATATGCAATAACTACAGGTATACTTATACTAGCAATTGCACTAACTACTAAGAAATCTAGGGCAACACCCTGAATCCTCTCGATTGTATTTCTATCAATAATATCAACAATCCCAAAGGATTTTAAAAAAAACTGCAAGATTACCCCACCAATCATTGCAAGGGGGAATGTTGGAACAGCATCAAAGGCTGTGGCTACGAGAGTTTTTCCTGTAATATTTGATAAAAAAATACCTAACAAGGCCAATAGGTCATCAATAATATAACCAATAGCTACAGCAATAAAAACTAAGGCTACGTGAAAAGCAAAGGGCTCAATTGATTCAGGAGATACTGTTGCCTCAGCAATTGTATATTTTTTATCATAGGGGATAACCCCTACCCTCACCTCTTCAGGCAACTCCTTTGGTTCTTTCAACCTTTTACAATAACCCTTTTTTGCACCTATATTTATTAAAATAATACCAACTATTGAAGCAATTAAAACCCCAACAGTTGCTGAAGTCATTAATAGGTCAGCGCCTTCTGGAAAGGACCAATTTAAACCAGGGTAACCCTCTCTAAAGGATGGAGCCATCCCGCCAGCAGTACCATGCCCCCCACAAAAACCAATTGCCGCAAATGTTGCAAAGGTTGGGTCCACTCCAAATAGTGGTCCTAGCAAAAAAATAACCAATAATCCACCTATAAAGTGTTGCATTGGCCCACCTACCATTGTTCCATAGGCAAATTGTCTGCCCCCTAGATTCCACATTTTCTTTATTGACGGCAGGGTTATACCAATAAACATTGCTGCAAAAACAACATCAATAAATCTACCAGGGAATGATGAAAAACCGATCCTAATATTACTCAATAAATTTAAAAAGACATCATTTTTACCAGGATAAACTGCTCCCAATATAAAGGGGCCACAAATTAGACCGACAAATCCCCCAATAATACTAGCGGGTATAAAAAAATCTTGCAGAATTTTTACCCTCACCCTCAAAACCTTTCCAATTATTAAAAAAATTGATAAAAGGCAAAGATAAGCAAAAAAAGTGTTTAAATTATCGCTTATAAAAACATTTCCAAGCCACTCTATAGTTTTCACTTTGCACCCCTTTAATAGCTGCAGCAAATTTTATAAAGTTTTATATATCAAATAGAACTTTAGTTTATTATTTTTTTAATCTTATTTCAATAGATTTTTTATGAGCTTGTAGATTTTCATGGTCTGCCAAGGTTATAATATGTTGAGCATCTCTTTGAAGGGCTTCCCTTGAATATTTAATAAGGGATGTCCTTTTAATAAAATCATAGACACCTAAAGGTGAAAAAAACCTGGCGCTCCCTGTTGTTGGCAGTGTATGGTTTGGTCCTGCTATATAATCTCCAACAGCATTAGGTGAATAATTACCAATAAAAACAGCCCCCGCATTTCTAACTAAAGATATATAATCTAAGGGATTATTTATCTGTAATTCTAAGTGCTCAGGAGCTATTTCATTAGCTATATCAAAAGCTGCTTCAATATTGTCAAAGACAATAATGCCACCAAAATTATTTAATGCAACTTTTGCAATATCTAATTTTGGTATATATCTTAATTGCTCATTTACTTGTTCTTCAATTAATCTTGCATGTCTTTCAGTTGTTGTAAAACACAACACCAATGCTAATTCATCATGCTCAGCCTGCGCTAGCATATCAGCAGCTACATATATAGGGTCAGAATTCTCATCTGCTATAATAACTAGTTCTGTTGGCCCAGCTATCATATCAATATCTACTGTGCCAAAGACAATCTTTTTTGCCAAAGAAACAAATATATTTCCTGGTCCAACTATTTTATCTACTTTGGGCACACTTTCTGTGCCATAGGCAAATGCTCCTACTGCTTGGGCCCCACCTAAGCTATAAACACGGCTGACACCTGCTATATATGCTGCAGCCATAACAATATCGTTAATCTTACCTTTAACAAAAGGGGTAGCTAGATATATATCCTTAACACCTGCAACCTTTGCAGGAACAACATTCATTATAACACTTGTAGGATATGATGCCTTTCCGCCAGGTGTGTAGACGCCAACTTTTTCAATTGGAGTTATTAACTCGCCTAATAAAACGCCGTCTTTTTCCCTGCTTATAAATGAATTTGTTAATTGATATCTGTGAAATTTTTCAATATGGTCCTTACAATACTCTAAAGATTTAATAGAAAAATCATCTTGCTTATCATAAAATCTTTTTAAATCACCATGGGTCAAATAAAATTTATCACCTAG containing:
- a CDS encoding MBL fold metallo-hydrolase; the protein is MELKITILCENSVILPFGLIGEHGFAAYVEYGDRVFLFDTAQGKGLLNNSRLLKKDLKNIEFLYLSHGHYDHTLGIPDLLSIKSPLTIYAHPDIFKDRVWIINNKKKFIGMPFKKDYLEGLGAEFSLSKKFTQIDEGIYSSGEIVRKTSFEKIDAGMKIIDDNNNLVDDNILDDYSLAINTSKGLVIILGCAHSGIINIINHFVEKTGTNDIYAVLGGTHLGFASDLQIEETIKTIEKYNIKKLGASHCTGLEVAAKLYNKLKDRFFFASVGGTLEVN
- a CDS encoding class I SAM-dependent methyltransferase, which encodes MRAYRRKFYNLFSIIYDSFVALHSKDKGQEARKALADLIDPKKDKIIVDICTGTGTLLLYLADKSRESRVIGIDFSRGMLKKAKEKTKNKNNIYLIEADVANMPLKNEICDKIICSHAFYELKGMDQIKLLKEVQRVMNPEGNFLIMEHEVPKNPFIKFLFYIRIFSMGTNTAFTILKREKSLLKKYFSDVSKKHSYSSKSKIYICKK
- a CDS encoding family 1 encapsulin nanocompartment shell protein; translated protein: MNILRQELAPISDKAWKELFSQAKDAFSNYLTARRLVDVKEPKGLDFGVINTGRLKKLDEKSNENTVCSIFDVQPLIELKTYFKLDRQEIDSIDRGCKNPDLAPLIEAARVISKLEDEIVYYGMKKANVDGLKKNVSDTITLSLDAESLLKSIVDAKGKLVYLGIGGPYSLVVSPEVWKFIVSHGKGYPLLKSVKNTIDGKIVVSPHIKDVFFLSERGGDFILNFGQDLSIGYDSHNDKHISLYFLETLTFQVFENAAVCLELK
- a CDS encoding ferritin-like domain-containing protein, which codes for MSDYHEPTEELSEETRNIVRALNTLKEEVEAVNWYQQRVDVCKDEGLRRMLEHHRDEEIEHAVMAIEWLRRNMGFWDEALKTYLFTKEDIVSIEGNEASSEESSYKPNSSLNIGKLK
- the prxU gene encoding thioredoxin-dependent peroxiredoxin (Most members of this family contain a selenocysteine.) encodes the protein MNIVKVDKPAPDFTADAFHDGEFKRVSLSDYKGKWVLLCFYPGDFTFVUPTELTAVAAKYNILKSLNVEVLSVSVNSVESHQEWQEKELKKMIEGGVKFPMLSDPGGSIGRLYNVYDEEGKVDIRGRFIIDPDGIVRAMEVLTPPVGRNIDETIRQVKALQYNKETGEVLPAGWLPGKITLTPSEDLEGNVWKVWNPTYSTLY
- a CDS encoding peroxiredoxin, with the protein product MNKCIGTYCLFLAILLVGLFVVDGKLFAQNSGVGSDNVNIVKVDKPAPDFTADAFHDGEFKKVSLSDYRGKWVLLHFYPRDFGIVCPTELTALAAKYNILKSLNVEVLSVSVNSVESHQEWQEKELKKMIEGGVKFPMLSDPDGSIGRLYNVYDEEGLVVMGKSIGKVDLKASFIIDPDGIVRAMDVLTPQAGRYINETIRRIKALQHNEETGEVLPDGWVPGKTTLTPSDELEGNVWKEWNPTYSTLY
- a CDS encoding thioesterase; this encodes MKFNVNAIVKSRDVQSNGYIRFPHLVRIFQNSAFKHSDYLGLTQDILLKNRLAWVLYSMYVKVYNYPKLNDNLSITTWVDSKQKILIKRDYQVTNNNTPILDATSSWVLFNLDKRQAMFIPDNIYYIYEPEYENILSKEENKLPFYNNINYNYYYEFTIRHMDLDSNDHVNNITYIDFIYTAVYRMLKKPVYIKTLNIIYKKEITLDVEKVNIQLNNDSEQFNFKIVNDNNLYSYGFLQLYK
- a CDS encoding ABC transporter substrate-binding protein, with the translated sequence MNRRIELPEKIENIIAIGPGTLRLLAYMDTFTFIRGVEAIEKDKSMIYKRPYALANFNYIKKLPIIGNGGPGILPNFEKIISLKCDIIFATSYSLNQIELIQKKTNIPVVSLSYGNTNDIINNEIEKSLKLIGLILNKENRAKHIIDYINKTIRELKSRTLNNKSRNIKAYIGGLGFKGSHGFTGSTSSFPPFEILNITNILSTNNIFKGSNFLILDKEAILLLNPDYIYFDSNGIDIIKDNLKKDPTYFKLLKAVKNKNVYMLLPYNNYNTNIENALINTYYIGITAYPELFKDINIEKKADKIYKFFLSKQLYNKIKNYNLTLKQFSAINK
- a CDS encoding iron ABC transporter permease encodes the protein MAKNYKQFLKKKLYLGLLLTILLFISIVISLNTGSIEIDLKQFTNLIFHFREDQVFTHILINIRLPRIFNAILAGASLSISGAILQNLLKNPLASPFTLGISHGAVFGAALAITLKSYIPFGNSSCAIIIFAFVFAIITMLIILLITAIKGLYAYVVILAGVALNSLFASLTMLLQYFSTDEEIAAIVFWTFGDLNKTLWSDIYLMSLIIIPIIVYQIFISPKYNITIWDDDTAMSLGINIKLFKTVGVISSCLITAAVISFMGIIGFIGLISPHIIRLVIGNDHRFLLIYSAILGSIILLLSDMIGRVVLAPAIIPVGIITSLLGVPIFLYILLRNKGIS
- a CDS encoding ABC transporter ATP-binding protein, with translation MLKVKDIEFSYKNNKVLNNVSFNSDYGYITTILGKNGSGKTTLIKIINRLLKPQRGDIFIENKKINKLKRYELSKKIGYCPQYSYIPETTVFETILAGKFLQTRWFINKKDIESVNEIIDFLGLTNISFKSINQISGGELQKVIIARAIISKPKILLLDEPINHLDIKNQHEIMQLLYKITKTLNINTIIVLHDINIALRYGEKFIVLKNGHIIVSGDKKDITENIIKEAYNINVKIIDFNGIPLVVPFN
- a CDS encoding sodium/glutamate symporter, which encodes MKTIEWLGNVFISDNLNTFFAYLCLLSIFLIIGKVLRVRVKILQDFFIPASIIGGFVGLICGPFILGAVYPGKNDVFLNLLSNIRIGFSSFPGRFIDVVFAAMFIGITLPSIKKMWNLGGRQFAYGTMVGGPMQHFIGGLLVIFLLGPLFGVDPTFATFAAIGFCGGHGTAGGMAPSFREGYPGLNWSFPEGADLLMTSATVGVLIASIVGIILINIGAKKGYCKRLKEPKELPEEVRVGVIPYDKKYTIAEATVSPESIEPFAFHVALVFIAVAIGYIIDDLLALLGIFLSNITGKTLVATAFDAVPTFPLAMIGGVILQFFLKSFGIVDIIDRNTIERIQGVALDFLVVSAIASISIPVVIAYFVPFFILLLAVASYIVFATWFIAPRMLTGSWFEKAMVEFGMQTGVTAMGLCLLRIVDPGFKTEALEAFGIKQLAYEPFFGGGFVTALSPLLILTAGPYWFCLIMLSITLFFVVVGIFSGWFHKKDTGVA
- the hisD gene encoding histidinol dehydrogenase, whose protein sequence is MDKLDLIIDRYSDKIKRILNRGYLLEEKYLDKVSEILNEVRKFGDKALAEYTAEFDGYELGDKFYLTHGDLKRFYDKQDDFSIKSLEYCKDHIEKFHRYQLTNSFISREKDGVLLGELITPIEKVGVYTPGGKASYPTSVIMNVVPAKVAGVKDIYLATPFVKGKINDIVMAAAYIAGVSRVYSLGGAQAVGAFAYGTESVPKVDKIVGPGNIFVSLAKKIVFGTVDIDMIAGPTELVIIADENSDPIYVAADMLAQAEHDELALVLCFTTTERHARLIEEQVNEQLRYIPKLDIAKVALNNFGGIIVFDNIEAAFDIANEIAPEHLELQINNPLDYISLVRNAGAVFIGNYSPNAVGDYIAGPNHTLPTTGSARFFSPLGVYDFIKRTSLIKYSREALQRDAQHIITLADHENLQAHKKSIEIRLKK